A region of the Curvibacter sp. AEP1-3 genome:
ACGCTGTCGCCCATGCGGCGCATCTGGGTGGTGATGGTGTTGCCGGACTTTTCTTTCCACTCCCAGACCTTTTTGGTGAAAGCCTCACGGCCCAGGTCGTGGCGGCTGACTTTTTGCTCTTGCAGCTGGCGCTCCACCACGATCTGGGTGGCAATGCCGGCGTGGTCGGTGCCCGGAATCCACGCGGTGTTGAAACCGGCCATGCGGTGGTAGCGGGTCAGGCTGTCCATGATGGTCTGGTTGAACGCGTGGCCCATGTGCAGCGTGCCCGTCACGTTGGGTGGTGGCAGCTGGATGGAGAAGTTTTTGCCCTGTGCAGCCGCAGCCGCATCCGGCGCGCTGGTGCCGCGGAAGCCGGCGATGCCGTAGCCGCGCTTTTCCCACTCAGGGCCCCAGTGCGCTTCCAGCGCAGCGGGTTCAAACGACTTGGAGAGGGATTGCAGACCCGGTTGTTCGGGGGCGGTGGGGGCGGCAATGGGGGTGTTGGCGTTGTCAGACATGGAGGTTCTTCTAAGAGCGAGCGGCGATTTTACCGGTGCAGGGCTATACCCCGGTATTTGCTATGATTTTGATAGCTATTGGCGCATATTCAACGAGCGCTAGGGGCATATTTCATTTGCAATCGTGCACGGGGTAGCCGGGGGCGGTATCTTCTACACTGTTGCGCAGCATTCCACAGGAGACAAACATGCCCAAGGGTTACTGGATAGGCCGTGTAGAGGTGTTCGACCCCGAGGCGTACAAGGCGTATCAGGCAGCGAATGCCGCACCGTTCAAAAAGTACGGCGCCCGCTTTCTGGTGCGCGCCGGGCGCTTTGAGAATCCCGAGGGTGAGAGCCGCAGCCGCAATGTGGTGATTGAATTCCCCAGCTACCAGGCGGCAGTGGACTGCTGGCATTCCCCCGAATACCAAGCCGCAATCGCCCTGCGCAAAGACGTGTCGGTGATCGACCTGATCCTGATTGAGGGCTACGAGGGCGCGCAGCCGGGGGACTAAGCGGCTGGCAGCGCGGTCAGACGGTGGGCGGGGCGAGGTAGGTGCCCGACTTGCCGCCGTGCTTTTCAAGCAGCTTCACGTCGGTCATGACCATGCCTTTGTCCACGGCCTTGCACATGTCGTAAATGGTCAGCAGGGTGACCTGTACGGCGGTCAGCGCTTCCATTTCCACGCCGGTGCCGCCGGTGGTCTCGGCAATGGCCAGGCACTGGATGGCGGGCGGGGTGGTGGCCGTGGCGTGAATCACTTCAAATTCGATAGCCACCCGAGTGAGCATGATGGGGTGGCACAGGGGGATGAGGTCGCTGGTTTTCTTGGCGGCCATGATGCCGGCCACCCGCGCAACGCCCAGCACATCTCCTTTGGCAGCCTGTGCGTTCTGGATCAGGTCCAGCGTGTGCTGCTGCATCTGGATGCGCCCGCCCGCTACAGCCTTGCGGTGCGTCAATGGTTTGCCGGCGATATTGACCATGTGGGCATCGCCTTTGTTGTCGAAATGGGTCAGGGCTGAGCCTGCATCTGCGGGGTTGCTCATGGTGGTTTCCTCGTTCGCAATCAGTGATGGGTGAGCCGGGCAGCTTCCGGGCCGGGTGCTGTGCGGGCTTACAGCCTGCGCAAGGCGCCTTCGATATGCGGCTCGCCCTGCGGCAGCACGTTCAGCACAAAGCGGGTGCATTCCGCCTCTTGGCGGGTATGTAAGGCCACTTCGCCAGGAATCAACAGGGGGCGCTTGAAGCGCAGGTCGATTTGCAGGGGCGCGCAAGCGGGCAGATCGCGGCAGAGCAAGTCTACGCAGCGGGCGGCGCTGAACATGCCGTGTGCAATGGCCCGTGGGTAGCCGAACAGGCGTGCCGTGAAAGCACTCACGTGGATCGGGTTCCAGTCACCGGACGGGCCCGCAAAGCGGCGCCCGGCGTTGCCCGCCACCGCCCAGCGAGCCACAGGGCTGCCCCAGTCGGGCCGATCGTCAGGTGGCTGACGTTTTCCGCTACGGGGCAGGGGGGCCAGAAAGGTGCTGGTCTCGGTCCATACCGTCTCGCCCGCAGTTTGCAGCCGGGTATGCAAGGTAAAGGTCTGGCCGCGTTCGGTCGCCTCTATGCCATGGAGCTGGCAGTCCATATCCAAGGTCTCAAAGTCGCCGATGGGGCGCAGGCACTGCATGCTGTTGGCCAGATGCACCAGGCCCAGCAGGCGCAGGGGAAACTGCAGGTGACTCATGACCGCCATGTGCAGGGGCATGGCCATGGCGTGCAGGTACAGCGGGGGCAAAAATCCGGCATCCGTGAGGCCACACACTTCACGGTACTGCTTCAGTCGCCTGGCATCTGCTTGAGCACCGTGCCAGTGGGCATGGATGGCGATGGAAAGTTGATCCGATGGGGCCTGCGCCGGCCGTCCCGCCAGCAGGCTGCGGAACAAAGCCCCGGCATTGCGGGGCCGGGAAGAAAACGCCAGAGAAACGGGGGGCGAAACAGTAAGAGGCATGGTGCCGCCATTGTGCATGGCGGCACCGGCCTGCAAACCCAATTACTTCGCGTCGATCAGCGCCTGGATGTTGAGCAGGGTCAGCTCGTTGTCATCCGGCTTGCCCAGAGTGCGGCCGCTGGAGTAGGGGAAGTTGTTGTCGTTCACCACCACGATGTGCTTGGCGTCCACCACGGTCAGGCCTTCAGGTCCGAGGTGGGGCAGCACAAAAGTTTCCTCGTTCGGGCCGCGCTTGGCCAGCCGGTTGGGGTTGGCGATTTTGGTGAGGTCAATAAATGCCACCTTTTTCACAAAACCATCGGCGTCGGTCTGGGCAAAATCGATCTTGTAGACACGCTTGAACTTGGCAGGGCGGGTGAAGCAGTCGGTGCGCGGCTCGTCCTTGCACACATTGCCGGAGCCTTCGGTCATGTCGTCGCGTTCGATGACCAGCCCCGTCGTGGCGCTCAGCATCTGGAAGTCGGCGGCAATGTTGCCGGCTTCTTCAAACGCGTACTTCCACTGGCGGGTGCTGTAGGCTTTGCTGGCGGCGTCCAATTCCAAGATGCGGGTGTAGGGCTTGCCCTTGTGCATTTCTTGGGCCTTGGTGGCAGCGTCCCACAGAGGCCACTCAAACATGGGGTACAGGGTCTTGCCGTCCAAAGACTTGGCCATGGGCTCAAAGCCGCCGCTACGGCGGACTTCAAAGCTGGCGTCGCCGGGGTAGTTGGGCAAGCGGCCGTTCATGTAGTGGTCGGGGCTGCGGTAAGCCTTGCCGCCCACCACGGTTTCGATCACACCCAGCACCTTGCCTTGGGGGGTCACGCGCAGCACATAGGGGCCGAACTCGTCACCGATCCACCATTCGTCACCCACGATCTGGATGGATTCAGGGTCGAAGTCGATACCGGTCAGGAAGCGCTCTGCGGTGGCTTCGTTCTGGATGGCAAAGGGCACTTTGCGGTCCGGGTCTTGGAGGAAAGTGGTCTTGAGGCGGGTGACTTCGCCCTTGGCCCAGTCAGCCTTGGCGTGGTGCACCATCAGCAGCGCGTCCTGCGAGTTGAGCTTGCTGCCGAAGCCGTTGTCGGTCAGCACCAGGAATTCGCTGTTGCCCAGCGACACGATGCCGGAGAACCCTTGAACGGATTGGCCCTTGATGGGCAAGCTGCCACCGGACTTGCGTGGGTACTTGGGGTCGCCCACAAAGCTGATGCCGTCAATGCTGCCCAGTGCCTCGGTGCGCTGGCGGTTGGCAGCGTTGAACTTGCCGGCTGTCTCAAAGAACGGGCCGGCGGACTTGGGGGCTTCGACCGTGGTGGAGGCGGGCAGGGCGGCGTGGCCGGCCAGCACGGCCGTGACTTCCGTTTGGGCGGAGGCGCTGAAGGCGGTCACAGCCAGTGCAAGCGCGGTTGCGAGGCGGGTGGGGGAGAAAGCGTTCATGGTGGTCAAGGTTCCCGGTTGAAGAAGGCGCCGAGACTAAGCCGCGCATATGAACAAACCGTGACGCTTGCGCGGGCCTTCACGCCTGCGATCTGTGCGACATAAGCCTTAGCGATAAACTGGCCGGCTCGCCTCGCGCAGCCCTAAATTGCCATGTTGTTTTTGCTTTCCC
Encoded here:
- a CDS encoding DUF1330 domain-containing protein, producing MPKGYWIGRVEVFDPEAYKAYQAANAAPFKKYGARFLVRAGRFENPEGESRSRNVVIEFPSYQAAVDCWHSPEYQAAIALRKDVSVIDLILIEGYEGAQPGD
- the moaC gene encoding cyclic pyranopterin monophosphate synthase MoaC, which produces MSNPADAGSALTHFDNKGDAHMVNIAGKPLTHRKAVAGGRIQMQQHTLDLIQNAQAAKGDVLGVARVAGIMAAKKTSDLIPLCHPIMLTRVAIEFEVIHATATTPPAIQCLAIAETTGGTGVEMEALTAVQVTLLTIYDMCKAVDKGMVMTDVKLLEKHGGKSGTYLAPPTV
- a CDS encoding MaoC family dehydratase, which codes for MPLTVSPPVSLAFSSRPRNAGALFRSLLAGRPAQAPSDQLSIAIHAHWHGAQADARRLKQYREVCGLTDAGFLPPLYLHAMAMPLHMAVMSHLQFPLRLLGLVHLANSMQCLRPIGDFETLDMDCQLHGIEATERGQTFTLHTRLQTAGETVWTETSTFLAPLPRSGKRQPPDDRPDWGSPVARWAVAGNAGRRFAGPSGDWNPIHVSAFTARLFGYPRAIAHGMFSAARCVDLLCRDLPACAPLQIDLRFKRPLLIPGEVALHTRQEAECTRFVLNVLPQGEPHIEGALRRL
- a CDS encoding esterase-like activity of phytase family protein codes for the protein MNAFSPTRLATALALAVTAFSASAQTEVTAVLAGHAALPASTTVEAPKSAGPFFETAGKFNAANRQRTEALGSIDGISFVGDPKYPRKSGGSLPIKGQSVQGFSGIVSLGNSEFLVLTDNGFGSKLNSQDALLMVHHAKADWAKGEVTRLKTTFLQDPDRKVPFAIQNEATAERFLTGIDFDPESIQIVGDEWWIGDEFGPYVLRVTPQGKVLGVIETVVGGKAYRSPDHYMNGRLPNYPGDASFEVRRSGGFEPMAKSLDGKTLYPMFEWPLWDAATKAQEMHKGKPYTRILELDAASKAYSTRQWKYAFEEAGNIAADFQMLSATTGLVIERDDMTEGSGNVCKDEPRTDCFTRPAKFKRVYKIDFAQTDADGFVKKVAFIDLTKIANPNRLAKRGPNEETFVLPHLGPEGLTVVDAKHIVVVNDNNFPYSSGRTLGKPDDNELTLLNIQALIDAK